In Malassezia japonica chromosome 2, complete sequence, one DNA window encodes the following:
- a CDS encoding uncharacterized protein (EggNog:ENOG503P68Z; COG:S) translates to MNAQPDVNQPRTPATDSRALQNLIKAEKTYVENLFSTTSAAMSAASALQAWGMSETPDMEQATMSVSKWLEEASSAQRTHGQAIDQYREALKDVLEREHSIRGILRDREILISRVIKNSKRKPSRWEVINGDDDNQARIAEAQRELHACEQLLANESALLVGVKRRTFKEALAMRVKTMGDSGAVMMDSARAILEYLDQFDANVPVAPMPPAPMPEELTETGAPASTVGASSVIDHGLDHARSPVATRPPMEVRAPPQEAPAAEARSPLRAERRTSAPVATEARPPSAQPSEPAEVRKPRKTRSRAPSDASRVSASLVHVPQVPGGVPSAPRVNLDHMRSGFVAPTIPGGVPSAPRAMHVARDDNSSDDEVPRRRNDVYGTPTTTDASVAPRRARHHYQESEEDAHERRSGKGGFFNRMSNLFRTEVRAAPTPAKRERSTPRAESLFAPIGDIPKSRGARDDSSDDEPAPNVVRHVNERPGSSMSSRNLLSPASHRGSSGMRRSSSVMGRAASAAPVPEDDELMAAVRRSVIGAGISGTPNKSNRPPSRASSAMNVATAQPRAARRNSVDLGESALNRPGSANSTRKVRTRSSSEQLGEKTTTTTRRKRRDSSTTRPTGPPPAPSSFYVGFSNNPAKYATDSWVAKAEDASATAHEAETPSRTASGQGRARPSSVISPSSSRTQPLKPALKASKGATTTPKRLSLQETPDAGTLSLDVDRRFDGTGHLDLELGELISTGTSPTKGARTPDVAPLASRAEPSHTFWEQPSTENHGGLAPPLVGLPSFYGAPRAQAGEASVPHTTPAAQASAPAVQAPAPSAAPSVPAPSASPNARKSVRIDSEAPKATEPEAEEDLAPGGRARSSWSTRIGARDDSSDEETEPGNPDGYNNARKAFGSATRHLGLATGTIQPKPKSEARKKKTRDLDYNPSVQLPPGLQSIAHSR, encoded by the exons ATGAACGCACAGCCGGATGTGAACCAGCCGCGGACTCCGGCGACGGATagccgtgcgctgcagaaCCTGATCAAGGCCGAGAAGACGTACGTCGAGAACCTGTTCtcgacgacgtcggcggcaatgtcggccgcgtcggcgctgcaggcgtGGGGCATGTCCGAGACGCCGGACATGGAGCAGGCTACGATGTCTGTGTCCAAGTGGCTCGAGGAGGCCTCGTCGgcccagcgcacgcacggccAGGCGATCGATCAGtaccgcgaggcgctcaaggacgtgctcgagcgcgagcacaGCATCCGCGGCATCCTGCGCGACCGCGAGATCCTCATCAGCCGCGTGATCAAGAACAGCAAGCGCAAGCCGTCGCGCTGGGAAGTAATCaacggcgacgacgacaaccaggcgcgcatcgccgaggcgcagcgcgagctgcacgcctGCGAGCAGCTTCTCGCGAACGAAAGTGCGCTGCTGGTCGGCGTCAAGCGCCGCACCTTTAAGGAGGCACTCGCGATGCGCGTCAAGACCATGGGCGACTCGGGTGCCGTGATGATGgacagcgcgcgcgccatcCTCGAGTACCTCGACCAGTTTGACGCCAATGTGCCTGTGGCGCCGATGCCCCCGGCGCCGATGCCCGAGGAGCTCACCGAgacgggcgcgccggccagcACGGTCGGCGCGTCCTCCGTGATTGACCACGGCTTGGACCACG CCCGCTCGCCGGTGGCAACGCGTCCTCCAATggaggtgcgtgcgcctcCACAGGaagcgccggccgccgaggcgcggtcgccgctgcgtgccgagcgccgtacgagcgcgccggttGCGACGGaagcgcggccgccgtctGCACAGCCGAGTGAGCCCGCGGAAGTTCGCAAGCCGCGCAAGACGCGCAgccgtgcgccgagcgacgcgtcgcgcgtgagTGCATCGCTCGTGCACGTTCCCCAGGTgcccggcggcgtgccgagcgcgccgcgcgtcaACCTGGACCACATGCGTTCCGGCTTTGTCGCGCCGACGATCCCGGGTGGTGtgccgagtgcgccgcgcgcgatgcaTGTAGCGCGTGACGACAACTcgtccgacgacgaggtgccccgccgccgcaacGACGTGTACGGCACGCCCACCACGACCGACGCATCGGTtgcgccccgccgcgcgcgccaccaCTACCAGGAGTCGGAGGAggacgcgcacgagcgccgcagcggcaaGGGTGGCTTCTTTAACCGCATGTCGAACCTCTTCCGCACcgaggtgcgtgccgcgccgacgcctgcgaagcgcgagcgctccacgccgcgtgccgagtcgctctttgcgccgaTCGGCGACATTCCCAAGtcgcgcggggcgcgcgacgacagcagcgacgacgagcccgcGCCAAacgtcgtgcgccacgTCAATGAGCGCCCGGGCAGCAGCATGAGCTCGCGCAACCTGCTGAGCCCTGCGTCGCACCGTGGCTCGAGCGgtatgcgccgctcgagctcggtcatgggccgcgcggcgtccgccgcgccggtgccaGAGGACGACGAACTGATggccgccgtgcgtcgcAGCGTGATCGGCGCGGGCATCTCGGGCACGCCGAACAAGAGCAACCGTCCCccgtcgcgtgcgtcgagcgcgatgaacgtcgcgacggcgcagccgcgcgcggcgcgccgcaactCGGTCGACCTAGGCGAGTCGGCGCTGAACCGCCCCGGCTCGGCGAACTCGAcgcgcaaggtgcgcacgcgctccagcTCCGAGCAGCTAGGCGAgaagacgacgacgacgacgcgccgcaagcgccgcgactcgtcgacgacgcgccctACTGGTCCCCCGCCCGCGCCTTCGTCGTTCTACGTGGGTTTCTCGAACAACCCGGCCAAGTACGCCACGGACTCATGGGTGGCCAAGGCGGAggacgcgagcgccactgcgcacgaggccgagacgCCGTCGCGTACCGCCTCGGGCCagggccgcgcgcgtccctcgagcgtgatctcgccgagcagcagccgcacgcagccgcTAAAGCCCGCGCTGAAGGCCAGCAAGGGCGCGACGACCACTCCCAAGCGCCTCTCGCTGCAAGAGACGCCCGACGCGGGCACACTCAGCCTCGACGTGGACCGCCGCTTTGACGGGACCGGCCACCTggacctcgagctcggcgagctcatCTCGAcgggcacgtcgccgaccaagggcgcacgcacgcccgacgtcgcgccgctcgcgtctcgcgccgagccgagccATACGTTCTGGGAGCAGCCATCTACGGAGAACCACGGTGGCCTTGCGCCCCCGCTGGTCGGCCTGCCGAGCTTTtacggtgcgccgcgtgcgcaggcgggtgaggcgtcggtgccgcacacgacgccggccgcccaggcgagcgcgccggcggtgcaggcgcctgcgccgagcgccgcgccctcggtgcctgcgccgagcgcctcgccgaacgcgcgcaagagcgtgcgcatcgacagcgaggcgcccaaggctaccgagcccgaggcggaggaGGATCTCGCGcctggcggccgcgcgcgcagcagctggaGCACGCGTAtcggtgcgcgcgacgactcgagcgacgaAGAGACCGAGCCGGGCAACCCTGACGGATACAACAATGCGCGCAAGGCGTTTGgcagcgccacgcgccaCCTGGGCCTCGCTACGGGCACGATCCAGCCCAAGCCCAAGTCGGAGGCGCGCAAGAAAAAGACGCGGGACTTGGATTACAACCCCTCTGTGCAGCTCCCTCCTGGCCTGCAAAGCATCGCACACAGTCGCTAA
- the TIM13 gene encoding protein translocase subunit (BUSCO:EOG09265PJ3; EggNog:ENOG503P6U7; COG:U), translating into MELFGSKAPTGSSGEQKEALKQRVTAEVAMANAQQLISKATEKCYNKCVPAPGQSLSGKEQTCLERCLERYFEAFNIVSSTYVHRVAAERASGAITTE; encoded by the coding sequence ATGGAGCTCTTTGGAAGCAAGGCGCCGACGGGATCGTCCGGCGAGCAAAAGGAGGCGCTGAAGCAGCGCGTCACGGCGGAAGTCGCGATGGCGaatgcgcagcagctcatTAGCAAGGCTACCGAGAAGTGCTACAACAAGTGCGTGCCCGCCCCGGGCCAGAGCCTCTCGGGCAAGGAGCAGACCTGCCTCGAGCGCTGCCTCGAGCGCTACTTTGAGGCGTTCAACATTGTCTCCTCGACTTACGTGCACCGCGTTGCTGCGGAGCGCGCGTCGGGTGCGATCACTACGGAATAG
- the TAZ1 gene encoding Lyso-phosphatidylcholine acyltransferase (COG:I; EggNog:ENOG503NYB3), whose protein sequence is MVQRRIIQAVAGLSKAFLALGCKRVRAHGVENLLQVLHDPQRIRQGRGVLTYCNHIAVLDEPLLWGVLPWSTFRDTYTTRWSLGASDILFKNALFSHFFRQGQTLETLRGEGIFQPALDQAIEKLGETRWVHIFPEGAVNLSHSTMMRRFKWGISRLVLEAPVTPIVLPIWLTGFDQIMPEPRMHPRWVPRLGADISVSFGKPVPQGTLQMYADLYTQMKHAHHDDVPVALPPIAESVPSHHLYPETPAKLREQDSEEYATIRSRLAAVLREELAKLGEDSRKRQGLGPGEGQLAHRPDMVGHKYKTDIPT, encoded by the exons ATGGTGCAGCGGCGGATTATTC AGGCCGTTGCAGGCTTGTCTAAGGCGTTCCTCGCGCTTGGGTGCAAGCGTGTGCGTGCGCATGGTGTCGAAAATCTTCTCCAAGTCCTGCACGATCCCCAGCGCATCCGCCAGGGCCGGGGGGTGCTGACct ATTGCAACCATATCGCGGT ACTCGATGAACCGCTACTATGGGGCGTGCTGCCATGGAGCACCTTTCGTGATACCTACACCACGCGCTGGAGTCTCGGGGCGAGCGACATTCTTTTTAAAAacgc CCTCTTTTCCCACTTCTTTCGGCAGGGTcagacgctcgagacgctgcggGGCGAGGGCATCTTTCagccggcgctcgaccaggccATCGAaaagctcggcgagacgcgctGGGTGCACATCTTTCCAGAGGGCGCAGTGAACCTCTCGCACTCGACCATGATGCGCCGTTTCAAGTGGGGCATCTCGCGcctggtgctcgaggcgcccgtGACACCGATCGTGCTACCGATCTGGCTCACGGGCTTTGACCAAATCATGCCAGAGCCGCGCATGCATCCACGCTGGGTGcctcgcctcggcgcggataTTTCCGTGTCGTTCGGCAAGCCCGTGCCACAGGGCACGCTGCAGATGTACGCCGACCTCTATACCCAGATGAAGCACGCGCACCATGACGACGTACCGGTCGCCTtgccgccgatcgccgaGTCCGTGCCGAGCCATCACCTCTACCCAGAGACCCCGGCaaagctgcgcgagcaggacTCGGAGGAGTACGCGACGATCCGCAgccgcctcgctgcggtcctgcgcgaggaactcgccaagctcggcgaggactCGCGCAAGCGGCAGGGGCTTGGGCCGGGCGAGgggcagctcgcgcaccggcccGACATGGTCGGACACAAGTACAAAACAGATATTCCTACATAA
- a CDS encoding uncharacterized protein (COG:K; EggNog:ENOG503PBWG): MSLATPSSPSSVGSRDEYGIDMPSSPSWAGDAVSGGEESDAAMSSDDGQDTASYLPQSARPKIKLKRGMPALHDTGLDVESQGESEPATTPSASVHLDTAPPSVDPATGAKRKRPIKQLRAKPLRAALESLIAAFKKRDPYLFFHEPVNADEVPGYREVIAHPMDLGTMERKLQEQQYTTMDMFRHDFLLVTQNAQTFNPPTSIYHTAARRLEVWGVRAIEREGLSVVDDDALASDDVPAVPPPSARRARRKAAERPLRDMSVGVGTDGEEGTPSSSIYVQESGPRRTMRIGSARSTNWSNTLPEGVPDTPETNLFRRTLAYAGVSPHTLTGKSACSARMNEKAKSRLGPLPSFLAEQSGTANPSEGEEAAVQTYTYADDGSLDPTKLANLYEYAAQVMGPATLLAPAIESLRHLPMSLAATPGPNNAQGEASFVFPHTQPGRPDRLSAATVKKPAVDEGNWSHTFQGTSVPEHDRRLPFAIAGASGPPGLAHGTAPPREMQGLHPMWPVPAPPPIQDPLQSGLRLNRRERELEQERDEHNWTFFRPHLLRLLDACDVGVYASLPAWVASTADERSLRPYSSVAGGALTDALREYLRAMPYRALGLPRTAQYVPRASLRQLPAALQISMQGAQESERLLEVAYGGVQGAAFVRSIAEFIGGAATGIEPVARGEPAVKREEAPVKKEEEADAPWPPPPASAFPVPEPDTLPTSLVEHVKNQVVNPLTGGLTHFMECIGEHLAQIHVGPTPPSPNDEPLYQLLDDANGTVSSSLWRMLHPHSTEPQPSLQDMLDGLLHA, translated from the exons ATGAGTCTCGCGACGccctcctcgccctcgtcggTGGGAAGCCGCGACGAGTATGGCATCGATATGCCCTCCAGCCCGTCGTGGGCTGGTGACGCCGTGTCCGGAGGAGAGGAAAGCGACGCAGCGATGTCGAGCGACGATGGGCAGGATACTGCGTCCTACCTTCCTCAGTCGGCGCGGCCCAAGATCAAACTGAAGCGGGGCATGCCGGCCTTGCATGATACAGGGCTCGATGTTGAGAGCCAAGGCGAGAGCGAGCcggccacgacgccgagtgCATCGGTGCATCTCGACACCGCCCCTCCTTCGGTGGACCCTGCGACGGGTGcgaagcgcaagcggcCGATCAAGCAGCTACGCGCCaagccgctgcgtgcggcgctcgagtcTCTCATTGCTGCGTTTAAAAA GCGCGATCCCTATCTCTTCTTTCACGAGCCAGTGAATGCCGACGAAGTCCCGGGCTATCGCGAGGTGATTGCGCACCCGATGGACCTCGGCACAATGGAAAGGAAGCTGCAGGAGCAGCAGTATACCACGATGGACATGTTCCGCCACGACTTTTTGCTGGTGACCCAAAACGCGCAGACATTTAATCCCCCTACGTCGATTTACCAcacagcggcgcgccgcctcgaggtgtGGGGCGTCCGTGCGATCGAGCGGGAGGGGCTCAGCGTGGTGGATGACGATGCGTTGGCCTCGGACGACGTGCCGGCCGTcccgccgccgtcggcacgccgcgcacgtcgcaaggctgccgagcgcccgcTGCGGGATATGTCGGTGGGCGTGGGTACAGACGGCGAGGaaggcacgccgtcgagcagcatCTATGTACAGGAATCCGGCCCGAGACGTACGATGCGTATCGGGAGCGCGCGGAGCACAAACTGGTCGAATACACTGCCGGAAGGCGTGCCGGACACGCCGGAAACGAACCTCTTTCGCCGTACGCTGGCGTATGCGGGCGTTTCGCCACATACACTCACGGGAAAGagcgcatgctcggcgcggatgAATGAAAAGGCCAAGTCGCGGCTGGGTCCGCTGCCGAGCTTCTTGGCGGAGCAGAGCGGCACAGCGAATCCAAGCGAGGGCGAAGAGGCGGCGGTACAGACGTACACgtacgccgacgacggGTCGCTGGACCCGACCAAGCTCGCCAATTTGTACGAATACGCAGCCCAGGTCATGGGCCCCGCGacgctccttgcgccggccatcgagtcgctgcgccaTCTGCCCATGTCGCttgccgcgacgcccggGCCGAATAATGCGCAAGGCGAGGCCAGCTTTGTCTTTCCGCATACGCAGCCCGGGCGCCCCGACCGCCTGAGTGCCGCGACGGTGAAAAAGCCGGCGGTGGACGAGGGAAACTGGAGCCATACCTTCCAAGGGACGAGTGTACCGGAAcacgaccgccgcctccCGTTTGCGATTGCAGGCGCATCGGGGCCGCCcggccttgcgcacggcacggcgccgccgcgcgagaTGCAGGGCCTGCATCCGATGTGGCCtgtgccggcgccgccgccgattCAGGACCCGCTGCAGTCTGGCCTGCGTCTGaaccgccgcgagcgcgagctcgagcaggagcgcgacgagcacaaCTGGACCTTTTTCCGGCCGCACCTTTTGCGTCTGCTAGACGCGTGCGATGTCGGCGTGTACGCCAGTCTTCCCGCGTGGGTCGCGTCGACAGCCGATGAGCGCTCTCTGCGGCCGTACTCGAGTgtggcgggcggcgcgctgaccgatgcgctgcgcgagtacCTCCGCGCGATGCCGTATCGCGCGCTGGGACTACCGCGGACCGCGCAGTatgtgccgcgcgcctcgctgcgccagctccctgcggcgctgcaAATTTCCAtgcaaggcgcgcaagaGTCGGAAcggctgctcgaggtggcgtacggcggcgtgcaAGGCGCAGCGTTTGTGCGCTCCATTGCCGAGTTTATCGGCGGAGCAGCGACCGGCATCGAGCCCGTGGCCCGTGGCGAGCCCGCGGTGAAGCGCGAAGAGGCACCGGTCAAGAAGGAAGAGGAAGCCGATGCGCCGTGGCCCCCTCCCCCCGCGTCGGCCTTCCCCGTGCCGGAGCCCGACACGCTGCCCACGTCgcttgtcgagcacgtcaAGAACCAGGTTGTGAACCCCCTGACGGGCGGCCTGACGCACTTTATGGAGTGCATTGGcgagcatctcgcgcaGATCCACGTCGGCCCTACCCCCCCCTCGCCGaacgacgagccgctgtACCAGCTCCTGGACGATGCCAACGGTACcgtgtcctcgtcgctgtgGCGTATGCTGCATCCTCACAGCACCGAGCCCCAGCCGAGTCTGCAAGATATGCTGGATGGATTACTGCATGCATAA
- the TRM5 gene encoding tRNA (guanine(37)-N(1))-methyltransferase (EggNog:ENOG503NUHF; BUSCO:EOG09262I0R; COG:A), translating to MAYIDKPRFHKPANPARTKPPPTDPLLEPSASVPRLALQTSDKVPADAPPLQSHAQAGIEMQERASNDDKERKRQQAEQLVWLDDAKNSLHKSLPLLGVRVGATQVSALARNPAVNPHVFRSRKSKHICFDTQGDESMRVLQLGVEDVSALPAEAQAAIDEVGGTIVPHPVEFDYDYWTVEQVLRAILPAELEEGAPSAFAMVGHLAHVNLREEYLAYRYLIGQVILEKTPRVRTVVNKLDSIETEFRVFAMELLAGVPEYEAEVSESNCLFQLDFRHVYWNSRLHTEHGRLIAQFQPFQVLADVMAGVGPFAVPAAKKGAWVLANDLNPSCYESLERNSKRNHVTQHLQATCLDGREFIRQSVLTTWAASFPGGPSGDELLSARQKRKERSAQRRAKEEGVTEAPATPAPAAPPRPPRRLVDHFVMNLPATALDFLDAYRGLYTRLASQVGADALQAELNAREKDHEGVEPLPMVHVHCFTKDVENAGRDICQRASAALGLAHDERLVPPEGDQGAPPTPELSLHLVRSVAPSKDMYCLTFRLPKSVLFASV from the coding sequence ATGGCCTATATTGATAAGCCCCGCTTCCACAAGCCGGCGAACCCGGCGCGGACAAAACCACCGCCCACCGAtccgctgctcgagccgagcgcttcggtgccgcgcctcgccttGCAGACCTCGGACAAGGTGcctgccgacgcgccgccgctgcagtCGCATGCGCAGGCAGGTATTGAAATGCAAGAACGGGCTTCGAACGACgacaaggagcgcaagcgccagcaggccgagcagctcgtttGGCTAGACGATGCAAAAAACTCGCTGCACAAGTCGCTGCCCTTGCTCGGTGTGCGtgtcggcgcgacgcaggtCAGTGCTCTGGCACGCAACCCTGCGGTGAACCCGCATGTGTTTCGCTCGCGCAAGTCGAAGCACATCTGCTTCGATACGCAGGGCGACGAGTCGATGCGCGTCCTGCAGCTGGGTGTAGAAGACGTgagcgcgctgccggcAGAGGCACAGGCAGCCATCGACGAGGTGGGCGGAACGATTGTGCCACACCCAGTTGAATTCGACTATGACTACTGGACGGTCGAGCAAGTCCTCCGCGCGATTCTTCCGGCGGAGCTCGAAGagggcgcgccgagtgctTTTGCCATGGTCGGCCACCTTGCGCACGTCAATTTACGCGAAGAGTACCTTGCGTATCGTTACCTCATCGGTCAAGTGATCCTCGAAAAGACGCCGCGTGTGCGCACCGTCGTCAACAAGCTCGACTCGATCGAGACGGAATTCCGCGTCTTTGCCAtggagctcctcgccggcgtgcccgagtacgaggccgaggtgtCTGAGTCCAACTGCCTTTTCCAGCTCGACTTCCGGCACGTGTATTGGAACAGCCGCTTGCATACGGAGCACGGGCGCCTCATTGCGCAATTCCAGCCGTTCCAGGTGCTGGCGGATGTCatggccggcgtcggcccGTTTGCCGTGCCGGCGGCCAAGAAGGGCGCTTGGGTCCTTGCCAACGATCTGAATCCGAGCTGCTACGAGAGCCTGGAGCGGAATAGCAAGCGCAACCACGTCACGCAGCACCTGCAGGCGACGtgcctcgacggccgcgaATTCATCCGCCAGAGCGTGCTTACGACGTGGGCAGCCTCATTCCCGGGCGGCCCgtcgggcgacgagctgctgagcgcgcgccagaagcgcaaggagcgaAGCGCACAGCGCCGTGCCAAGGAAGAGGGCGTCACTGAAGCACCTgcgacgcctgcgccggccgccccgccgcggccgccccgccgcctcgtcgaccacTTTGTGATGAACCTTCCCGCGACCGCGCTTGATTTCCTGGACGCGTACCGTGGCCTGTACACGCGCCTTGCGTCGCAAGTGggtgccgatgcgctccaAGCCGAGCTGAATGCGCGTGAAAAAGACCACGAGGGAGTCGAGCCGCTCCCGATGGTGCACGTCCACTGCTTTACCAAAGATGTCGAGAATGCAGGCCGCGATATCTGCCAGCGCGCAAGTGCGGCGCTGGGTCTCGCacacgacgagcgcctcgtgcccCCAGAGGGCGACCAAGGAGCGCCACCGACCCCAGAGCTGTCTCTGCACTTGGTGCGCTCCGTCGCGCCGAGTAAGGACATGTACTGTCTCACGTTCCGTCTGCCGAAGAGTGTACTGTTTGCCTCGGTATAA
- a CDS encoding uncharacterized protein (COG:S; EggNog:ENOG503P7PZ): protein MPATKGRSGNALGLTGKKARSSTAVHSKGKPALKVEHDAKPALAAKRTEPTEPTRSYPKALLAEAEGRPHLDIESPKYDALWADAQERMGRKPIHAKGVNRIEHILRIFDLNATYGPCTGMTRLERWQRAHDIGEEPPVELREILQTREGILDLRLSILDQVMEQDD, encoded by the exons ATGCCCGCCACCAAAGGAAGAAGCGGTAATGCGCTAGGCTTGACAGGAAAGAAGGCGCGGTCCTCGACTGCCGTGCACAGCAAGGGCAAGCCGGCCCTGAAAGTGGAGCACGACGCGAAACCCGCGCTGGCAGCGAAACGCACCGAGCCGACCGAGCCCACACGGTCCTACCCCAAGGCCCtgctggccgaggcggagggGCGGCCTCATCTTGATATTGAATCACCCAAGTACGATGCGCTTTGGGCGGATGCACAGGAGCGCATGGGACGCAAGCCAA TTCATGCCAAAGGTGTCAACCGTATTGAGCATATTCTGCGTATCTTTGATCTGAACGCGACCTACGGCCCTTGCACGGGCATGACACGCCTGGAGCGGtggcagcgtgcgcacgatATTGGCGAGGAGCCGCCAGTGGAGCTCCGTGAAATTCTCCAGACCCGCGAAGGCATACTCGACTTGCGGCTGAGCATCTTGGACCAGGTGATGGAGCAGGACGATTGA
- a CDS encoding formate dehydrogenase (EggNog:ENOG503NWKW; COG:C), producing the protein MFRTAVKPTATLGRALQARTFANSAARQDKVLAVLYQGGEAAKRQPKLLGAVENELGLREWIESKGHTFVTTTDKEGPNSTFAKEVKDADIVITTPFHPAYITAEIIDSAPKLKNCVTAGVGSDHVDLNKANERKINVYEVTGSNVTSVAEHAVMTILVLVRNFVPAHNQYVSGKWDVAEIAQNSYDVEGKVIGTLGIGRIGRRILQRLKPFDCKELLYYDYNKLDSETETQIGCRRIEDLHEFVSKCDVITINAPLHEGTHGLFNKELISKMKPGAWIVNTARGAITVKEDIASALENGQLNGYGGDVSYPQPAPADYPWRSMHNTWNPALGGGNAMTPHISGTSLDAQARYVAGTKSILDNIWSGQPQLKKDIIVENGEYATKSYGQHSK; encoded by the coding sequence ATGTTCCGTACCGCTGTTAAGCCCACCGCTACTCTTGGCCGTGCTCTCCAGGCCCGCACCTTTGCCAACTCGGCTGCGCGCCAGGACAAGGTTCTCGCCGTCCTCTACCAGGGCGGTGAGGCTGCCAAGCGCCAGCCCAAGCTGCTCGGTGCTGTCGAGAACGAGCTCGGTCTCCGTGAGTGGATCGAGTCCAAGGGCCACACCTTTGTGACCACGACGGACAAGGAGGGCCCCAACTCGACCTTTGCCAAGGAGGTCAAGGATGCTGACATTGTCATCACCACCCCCTTCCACCCCGCCTACATCACTGCCGAGATCATTGACAGCGCCCCCAAGCTGAAGAACTGTGTCACTGCCGGTGTCGGTTCGGACCACGTTGACCTGAACAAGGCCAACGAGCGCAAGATCAATGTCTACGAGGTGACTGGCTCGAATGTCACCTcggtcgccgagcatgcCGTCATGACCATCCTggtgctcgtgcgcaacTTTGTCCCCGCCCACAACCAGTACGTCTCGGGTAAGTGGGACGTTGCCGAGATCGCGCAGAACTCGTACGATGTCGAGGGCAAGGTCATTGGTACCCTTGGTATCGGCCGCATTGGTCGCCGCatcctgcagcgcctgaaGCCCTTCGACTGCAAGGAGCTCCTCTACTACGACTACAACAAGCTCGACTCGGAGACCGAGACCCAGATCGgctgccgccgcatcgaggaCCTCCACGAGTTTGTGTCGAAGTGTGATGTGATCACCATCAATGCTCCTCTCCACGAGGGCACCCACGGTCTTTTCAACAAGGAGCTCATCTCCAAGATGAAGCCCGGTGCGTGGATCGTCAACACTGCCCGCGGTGCTATCACCGTCAAGGAGGACATTGCTTCCGCCCTTGAGAACGGCCAGCTTAACGGCTACGGTGGTGACGTCTCGTACCCCCAGCCTGCCCCGGCTGACTACCcctggcgctcgatgcaCAACACCTGGAACCCTGCCCTGGGCGGTGGTAACGCCATGACCCCCCACATCTCGGGTACCTCGCTGGATGCCCAGGCCCGCTACGTGGCCGGCACCAAGTCGATCCTTGACAACATCTGGTCGGGCCAGCCCCAGCTCAAGAAGGACATCATCGTCGAGAACGGTGAGTACGCTACCAAGTCGTACGGCCAGCACAGCAAGTAA